A genomic segment from Bombus huntii isolate Logan2020A chromosome 13, iyBomHunt1.1, whole genome shotgun sequence encodes:
- the LOC126872350 gene encoding probable cytochrome P450 6a14, translating into MAFEFLCYVTVVFIALYYYFTAKFNFWKDRSVRGPKPIPVFGNVFWPMIGKISIAEYLQKLHNEYKDEPMIGLFVRRTPHLVIQDPEIIKDVLIKDFSKFANRGFLKQEIAEPLSQHLFSLEVERWRPLRMQLSPVFTSGKLKGIFSLIFECAKRIESYLDILIAKGEPIEVRELAARYTTDVIGSCAFGIEVNSLSDEENEFRRMGKEIFATHWKAIIKFRMKECMGELYDLLGYILPPDKVNVFIERITIETLNYRKEHNIVRHDFMNTLLELRNNPEKVKDIKLTDTLLAAQAFVFFAAGFETSSMTISNALYELALNQEIQKKLREEIKEFDAKNAGDWKYETIKQMSYLDKVFKETLRKYPPLAFVSRETTDNYTFSNTKVSLQKGMRVWIPVFSIHRDPNIYSDPDKFDPERFSKEAVDARHPMHYLPFGHGPRNCIGARFAIYQTKIGLIKILQNYEVHVCEKTPIPYELNPYAFIICPKGGLYLNIIKSKN; encoded by the exons ATGgcatttgaatttttatgctACGTGACAGTGGTGTTCATTGCgctgtattattattttacggCAAAATTCAACTTTTGGAAGGATCGTTCAGTTCGAGGTCCAAAACCTATACCAGTGTTTGGCAATGTCTTCTGGCCGATGATTGGCAAGATATCGATTGCAGAATACTTGCAGAAGCTACATAACGAATATAAAGACGAACCTATGATCGGATTATTCGTACGAAGAACGCCTCATCTTGTTATACAGGACCCTGAGATTATTAAAGATGTTCTTATTAAAGATTTTTCCAAATTCGCGAATCGCGGATTCTTGAAGCAAGAAATA GCGGAACCACTCTCTCAGCACCTCTTCTCTTTAGAAGTAGAAAGATGGAGGCCATTAAGAATGCAACTTTCCCCGGTATTTACGTCTGGCAAACTCAAAGGAATCTTCTCCCTGATTTTCGAATGTGCCAAACGTATCGAGAGCTATTTAGATATATTGATAGCGAAAGGAGAGCCCATCGAGGTGCGAGAACTTGCGGCCAGGTATACTACCGACGTAATAGGCAGCTGTGCCTTTGGGATTGAGGTGAATTCGTTGTCGGACGAGGAAAACGAATTTCGCCGAATGGGCAAAGAAATCTTTGCTACACACTGGAAGGCGATTATAAAATTCAGGATGAAGGAGTGCATGGGAGAGTTGTACGATTTACTTGGTTATATCCTTCCGCCAGACAAGGTGAACGTATTCATTGAGAGGATCACCATCGAAACGTTGAACTACAGGAAAGAGCACAACATCGTTAGGCACGATTTCATGAATACGTTGTTGGAACTTCGGAATAACCCCGAAAAAGTAAAGGATATTA AATTAACGGACACTTTGCTTGCTGCACAAGCATTCGTATTTTTCGCGGCAGGTTTTGAAACTTCATCGATGACGATCAGCAACGCTCTGTACGAGTTGGCTCTGAATCAAGAGATACAGAAGAAGCtacgagaagaaataaaagaattcgATGCGAAAAATGCCGGGGATTGGAAATACGAGACTATAAAGCAGATGTCATATTTGGACAAAGTATTTAAAG AGACATTAAGGAAATATCCACCTTTGGCATTCGTATCCAGAGAAACGACGGACAATTATACTTTCTCGAACACGAAAGTATCACTACAAAAAGGCATGAGAGTCTGGATACCGGTATTTTCTATTCACAGGGATCCAAATATCTATTCAGACCCAGATAAGTTTGATCCCGAGAGATTTTCCAAGGAAGCAGTAGATGCAAGGCATCCTATGCACTATTTGCCCTTTGGTCATGGTCCAAGGAATTGTATTG GCGCACGTTTCGCAATTTACCAAACGAAGATTGGATTAATTAAGATTCTGCAGAATTATGAGGTGCACGTTTGTGAGAAGACACCGATTCCATACGAGTTAAACCCATATGCGTTTATAATATGCCCGAAAGGAGGATTATATTTAAAcataattaaaagtaaaaattaa
- the LOC126872591 gene encoding cytochrome P450 6a2-like — protein sequence MAAFEILCGFIVLFLAFYYYLVKPYEYWEKRGIPGPKPQLLFGNFFPVIFGRISIGDRLMSFYKQYKHEPVFGLFVRTQRILAINDPDLIKTVLIKDFSKFSNRGLAVNEVAEPLSQHLFSLEPERWRPLRTRLSPTFTSGKLKDMFSLIDECSNTLEKYLESLISTKSYIEVRELAARFTTDVIGSCAFGVDMNAMSDVQCKFRDIGREFFGPGLKQTLKNRLRENLPTLYTLLGYILPQDETTIFFTNAVLDMIKHRRKNKIVRPDFINTLMDLQDHPEKLSIKLTEPLLVAQAFLFFVAGFETSSSTIANALYELAQNQDVQDKLRAEIKEHHELNDGKWQYENIKKMPILDAVFKETLRKYPPVTVIMRKNTEKYTFEDIKLTIPKDTRIFISAYGIHRDPEIYPNPDVFDIDRFKEDAVAARHPMHYLPFGDGPRNCVGARFAIFQTKIGLIKILRTYKVDVCERTQIPYINEPRTFTLAPKHGLDLKITKVENTMFITLEILCGLALALIVLYCYLTIRYNFWTSRGVPGPKPTLLFGNTMKSMFGKESLPQLLTRNYNDFKNEPMVGIFLRTVPVLIVKDPDLIKDILIKDFSKFANRGFIKSEPVIPLSNHLFSLEAKRWRPLRTQLSPVFTSGKLRGTFSLILECSNHLESYLNTMIEKGDPIDVRELAARFTTDVIGSCAFGIEMNSLSENESDFRRIGKQIFSTDFWKILRIRIRQILPPLHVFLARVLPYNEETKMIMGITRETIEYREKNKIVRPDFMNILMELKRHPERVADIKLTDDLLAAQTFIFFAAGFETSSTTISNALYELALNHDIQDKLREEIKQFAAKNDGEWKYETIKQMQYLDKVFQETLRKYPALPFLSRESVEDYTFENTKVTIPKETLIWVPVFPIHRDPEIYPDPEKFDPERFSEDEMKERNPMYYLPFGHGPRNCVGARFAVYQTKIGLIKILHKNKVGVCSKTPIPYKYNPLSFVLTPTTGLYLTITRVED from the exons atggCTGCCTTCGAAATCCTTTGCGGATTTATCGTGCTTTTCCTTGCTTTTTACTATTACCTAGTAAAGCCCTATGAGTATTGGGAGAAGCGCGGAATACCTGGACCCAAGCCACAACTGttgtttggaaatttttttCCCGTAATATTTGGGAGGATATCCATAGGTGATCGACTGATGTCTTTTTACAAACAATACAAACATGAGCCTGTGTTTGGATTGTTCGTACGAACGCAACGTATTCTTGCTATAAATGATCCTGATTTGATCAAGACTGTTCTTATCAAGGATTTTTCCAAATTCTCTAATCGTGGCCTTGCTGTGAACGAAGTG gCAGAACCACTTTCTCAACATTTGTTTTCCTTGGAACCAGAAAGATGGCGACCACTAAGAACAAGACTATCGCCAACCTTCACATCGGGCAAGCTAAAAGACATGTTTTCTCTGATCGATGAATGTTCTAACACTCTGGAGAAATATTTGGAATCATTGATATCGACAAAAAGCTACATCGAAGTACGAGAACTGGCTGCCAGATTCACCACCGACGTAATTGGCAGTTGCGCCTTCGGAGTCGACATGAATGCCATGTCAGACGTGCAATGTAAATTCCGCGATATAGGAAGGGAATTCTTCGGTCCTGGTTTAAAGCAGACATTAAAAAACAGACTTCGTGAGAATTTGCCAACATTGTACACTCTTCTGGGTTATATACTGCCACAAGACGAAACCACTATTTTCTTCACAAACGCTGTTTTGGATATGATAAAGCACAGAAGGAAGAACAAGATCGTTAGACCGGACTTCATTAACACTCTTATGGATCTGCAGGATCACCCTGAGAAGTTGAGCATAA AATTAACCGAGCCTTTGCTAGTTGCACAAGCATTCCTTTTCTTCGTGGCTGGTTTTGAAACTTCTTCGTCAACGATAGCCAATGCCCTTTACGAATTGGCGCAAAATCAAGATGTACAGGATAAATTACGAGCCGAGATCAAGGAACATCACGAGTTGAACGATGGGAAATggcaatatgaaaatattaagaaaatgCCAATCTTGGATGCCGTGTTTAAAG AAACGTTAAGAAAATACCCACCGGTGACCGTCATAATGAGAAAAAATACGGAGAAGTATACCTTTGAAGATATAAAGCTCACAATTCCAAAGGACACTAGGATCTTTATTTCTGCATACGGTATCCACCGCGATCCAGAGATTTATCCGAATCCTGACGTGTTCGACATCGATCGGTTTAAGGAGGATGCAGTAGCTGCAAGGCATCCGATGCATTATCTACCTTTTGGCGATGGCCCAAGGAATTGTGTTG GTGCACGTTTTGCAATCTTCCAGACTAAAATTGGACTGATAAAAATCCTCCGTACTTATAAGGTTGATGTTTGTGAACGAACACAAATTCCATATATAAATGAACCACGTACGTTCACGCTAGCACCCAAACACGGACTCGATCTAAAAATTACGAAAGTTGAAA ATACAATGTTTATCACCTTGGAAATACTGTGCGGGCTCGCATTAGCGCTCATTGTGCTCTACTGCTATTTAACGATACGTTACAATTTTTGGACGAGCCGTGGAGTACCCGGACCAAAGCCCACGCTCCTCTTCGGCAATACTATGAAGTCAATGTTTGGAAAGGAATCGCTTCCACAATTGCTAACGAGAAACTACAATGATTTTAAGAACGAACCAATggttggaatatttttaagaacaGTACCCGTCTTAATAGTCAAAGATCCTGATCTCATCAAAGACATCCTGATTAAAGACTTTTCCAAATTCGCGAATCGAGGATTCATAAAAAGCGAACCGGTAA TTCCATTATCTAATCACCTATTTTCCCTGGAAGCCAAGAGATGGCGACCTTTGAGGACTCAACTCTCTCCGGTGTTTACCTCTGGCAAGCTTAGAGGAACTTTTTCCTTAATTTTAGAATGTTCTAATCACCTTGAAAGTTATTTGAACACGATGATAGAGAAAGGAGATCCTATCGATGTGCGAGAACTTGCCGCCAGATTCACCACTGACGTAATCGGCAGCTGCGCCTTTGGCATCGAGATGAATTCGCTTTCGGAAAACGAGAGCGACTTCCGTCGAATCggtaaacaaattttttctaCCGATTTCTGGAAAATATTGCGTATAAGAATACGGCAGATCCTGCCACCGTTGCACGTTTTTCTCGCTCGTGTACTGCCGTATAACGAGGAAACGAAAATGATTATGGGAATCACTAGAGAGACGATCGAATACAGAGAGAAGAATAAAATCGTCAGGCCTGATTTTATGAATATACTCATGGAACTGAAAAGGCATCCTGAAAGAGTCGCCGATATTA AATTGACGGACGATTTGTTAGCCGCacaaacatttattttcttcgCGGCTGGTTTCGAGACCTCATCGACTACGATCAGCAATGCTCTCTACGAATTGGCTTTGAATCATGACATTCAGGACAAATTGCGCGAAGAAATCAAACAGTTCGCGGCGAAAAATGACGGAGAGTGGAAGTACGAAACTATAAAGCAAATGCAATACTTGGACAAAGTGTTTCAAG AGACACTAAGGAAGTATCCAGCTTTGCCATTTTTAAGCAGAGAGTCAGTCGAAGACTATACGTTCGAAAATACGAAAGTAACAATTCCCAAAGAAACGTTGATATGGGTGCCAGTTTTTCCCATTCACAGGGACCCGGAGATTTATCCAGATCCAGAAAAATTTGACCCCGAAAGATTTTCCGAGGATGAGATGAAAGAAAGGAATCCTATGTATTATTTACCTTTTGGACATGGACCGAGAAATTGTGTCG GTGCACGTTTTGCAGTCTACCAAACGAAAATTGGATTAATAAAAATCCTGCATAAAAACAAGGTTGGCGTTTGTTCCAAAACTCCAATTCCTTATAAATATAATCCACTTTCATTCGTTCTGACACCTACAACCGGTTTGTATTTGACGATAACCAGGGTAGAGGACTAA
- the LOC126872351 gene encoding ATP-dependent (S)-NAD(P)H-hydrate dehydratase isoform X1 yields the protein MLLKNMYFTTNDKIYMLGKFAYRNLVKCPLVSTMATSVSVDERMLKGIRKIIPNLNNTKYKGQDGRIGIFGGSIEYTGAPYYAAMSALRTGCDLVHIFCAKDASIPLKSFSPEPIVHPVLDQYDAIKQVRPWLDRLHVIVIGPGLGRDDKIFKTIVELISICRDMKKPLVIDADGLFLISQKPDIIKEYPGVVLTPNAMEFSRLVKGVLDKNVQPTPMIKANDVKHLADAFGKNVVILHKGAKDVIADGHKGTEAVSCGLAGSGRRCGGQGDLLSGALAVFWWWAICAGSSESALSPPIAASYAASRLVRECNASAYKIKQRGMLTCDILEQIQPVFARIFETHCNKTSSFNGRSRTRSTDS from the exons atgttgctgaaaaatatgtattttacaACAAATGATAAGATATATATGTTAGGAAAG TTTGCCTACAGGAATTTAGTCAAGTGCCCATTAGTTTCCACTATGGCAACATCCGTGTCAGTTGATGAGCGTATGTTAAAaggaataagaaaaataattccaaattTGAATAATACCAAATATAAAGGACAAGATGGTAGAATTGGAATATTTGGTGGTAGTATCGAATACACTGGTGCCCCGTATTATGCAGCAATGAGTGCACTTCGCACTGGATGTGACTTAGTGCACATATTTTGTGCGAAAGACGCAAGCATTCCTTTGAAATCATTTAGCCCAGAACCTATTGTTCATCCAGTTTTAGATCAATATGATGCGATTAAACAAGTAAGACCATGGCTTGATCGTTTGCATGTAATCGTTATCGGACCAGGTCTTGGTAGagatgataaaatatttaaaacaattgttgaattaatttcaatttgtcgTGATATGAAAAAGCCACTAGTAATTGACGCGGATGGATTATTTCTAATTAGCCAAAAGCCTGATATTATAAAAGAGTATCCAGGTGTAGTTCTTACTCCTAATGCAATGGAATTCAGTCGTCTTGTTAAAGGAGTACTGGACAAAAATGTTCAACCTACACCAATGATTAAAGCTAACGATGTTAAACATTTGGCAGATGCATTTGGCAAAAATGTAGTAATTTTGCACAAAGGAGCAAAGGATGTAATTGCAGATGGACATAAAGGTACAGAAGCTGTGTCATGTGGATTAGCAGGTTCTGGAAGAAGATGCGGAGGTCAAGGAGACTTACTATCTGGCGCATTGGCTGTATTTTGGTGGTGGGCTATTTGCGCTGGAAGTAGTGAAAGTGCTTTGTCACCTCCAATAGCTGCAAGTTACGCTGCATCTAGATTAGTAAGAGAATGTAATGCATCTGCATATAAGATAAAGCAAAGGGGAATGCTAACATGTGATATATTGGAACAAATACAGCCAGTTTTTGCTAGAATTTTTGAAACTCATTGTAACAA AACATCTTCATTCAATGGGAGAAGTCGAACACGAAGCACTGATTCCTGA
- the LOC126872351 gene encoding ATP-dependent (S)-NAD(P)H-hydrate dehydratase isoform X2 encodes MATSVSVDERMLKGIRKIIPNLNNTKYKGQDGRIGIFGGSIEYTGAPYYAAMSALRTGCDLVHIFCAKDASIPLKSFSPEPIVHPVLDQYDAIKQVRPWLDRLHVIVIGPGLGRDDKIFKTIVELISICRDMKKPLVIDADGLFLISQKPDIIKEYPGVVLTPNAMEFSRLVKGVLDKNVQPTPMIKANDVKHLADAFGKNVVILHKGAKDVIADGHKGTEAVSCGLAGSGRRCGGQGDLLSGALAVFWWWAICAGSSESALSPPIAASYAASRLVRECNASAYKIKQRGMLTCDILEQIQPVFARIFETHCNKTSSFNGRSRTRSTDS; translated from the exons ATGGCAACATCCGTGTCAGTTGATGAGCGTATGTTAAAaggaataagaaaaataattccaaattTGAATAATACCAAATATAAAGGACAAGATGGTAGAATTGGAATATTTGGTGGTAGTATCGAATACACTGGTGCCCCGTATTATGCAGCAATGAGTGCACTTCGCACTGGATGTGACTTAGTGCACATATTTTGTGCGAAAGACGCAAGCATTCCTTTGAAATCATTTAGCCCAGAACCTATTGTTCATCCAGTTTTAGATCAATATGATGCGATTAAACAAGTAAGACCATGGCTTGATCGTTTGCATGTAATCGTTATCGGACCAGGTCTTGGTAGagatgataaaatatttaaaacaattgttgaattaatttcaatttgtcgTGATATGAAAAAGCCACTAGTAATTGACGCGGATGGATTATTTCTAATTAGCCAAAAGCCTGATATTATAAAAGAGTATCCAGGTGTAGTTCTTACTCCTAATGCAATGGAATTCAGTCGTCTTGTTAAAGGAGTACTGGACAAAAATGTTCAACCTACACCAATGATTAAAGCTAACGATGTTAAACATTTGGCAGATGCATTTGGCAAAAATGTAGTAATTTTGCACAAAGGAGCAAAGGATGTAATTGCAGATGGACATAAAGGTACAGAAGCTGTGTCATGTGGATTAGCAGGTTCTGGAAGAAGATGCGGAGGTCAAGGAGACTTACTATCTGGCGCATTGGCTGTATTTTGGTGGTGGGCTATTTGCGCTGGAAGTAGTGAAAGTGCTTTGTCACCTCCAATAGCTGCAAGTTACGCTGCATCTAGATTAGTAAGAGAATGTAATGCATCTGCATATAAGATAAAGCAAAGGGGAATGCTAACATGTGATATATTGGAACAAATACAGCCAGTTTTTGCTAGAATTTTTGAAACTCATTGTAACAA AACATCTTCATTCAATGGGAGAAGTCGAACACGAAGCACTGATTCCTGA
- the LOC126872342 gene encoding bumetanide-sensitive sodium-(potassium)-chloride cotransporter: MDDEVISGGQNNKRSPMTLNVSGLWDVVPRLDHYRLSRRAKRPSLSTLHEGNLIKDPNIEAGQIGVTQQGHTGIKLGWIQGVLIPCLLNIWGVMLFLRLSWVVAQAGILQSIIIIGISAAVCVITTLSLSAISTNGEVKGGGIYFIISRTLGAEFGASVGIVFAFANAVSASMNTIGFCDSLNDLLREHNMQIIDNGVNDVRIVGIIALIVMIMICAIGMEWESKAQNFLIAIIVAAIFDFLIGTIIGPKNTTQEAYGFLGFSSEVFMNNLGPDYRFSENSNQTFFSVFAIFFPSVTGIQAGANISGDLKDPASSIPIGTLLALLISMLSYVTFVFFAGGAALRDASGLVGANDTIVSCIPNVNCTYGLHNSYSVMQLMSVWGPLIYAGCFAATLSTALTNLLSVPRLIQALGQDRIYPGLIYFSKSYGKHGEPYRGYVLTFFVAALFLLIANLNVVAPLISNFYLASYALINFCTFHAALIRPLGWRPTFRYYNTWLSLFGFITCVSIMFLIDWVTSLVTFVIIFALYLIVVYRKPDVNWGSSTQAQTYKTALSIVYRLNSIDEHVKNYAPQILALSGAPGARPALLHLANLITKNHSLLISGEIHPTRLSYRLRSMRLRNGYAWLHQQRIKSFYHVVEDLSFERGASALMQATGVGKLAPNVVLMGYKTHWSTCNHKDLQEYFNVLHNAFDQKLAVAMLRIAEGLDCSEVATANGDDEHGVLAQSSYDLTGSTLMHVDSNLSMSSQIPRVQSVPTIGTQFVPVDAPQIVRDSPTHGSARDHLKNKRKHAIEKLMEKRHAMTPVPERLAIFQRKHKNGTIDVWWLYDDGGLTILLPYIISTRSNWEHCKMRIFALANHKQDIVAQEKEMAEIMAKFRIRYTSLKMVDDISVQPKQETLDFFDKLISDFRKNEPDNTECCVTEIELQSLKDKTYRQLRLRELLLENSSQSTLVVMSLPMPRKGAVSAPLYMAWLEALTKDMPPTLLIRGNHTSVLTFYS; this comes from the exons ATGGATGATGAGGTGATTAGTGGAGGCCAAAATAACAAGAGATCACCAATGACCCTAAACGTTAGCGGTTTGTGGGACGTGGTGCCACGATTAGATCATTATAg ATTGAGTCGTCGTGCTAAGAGGCCATCGCTGAGCACCCTGCACGAAGGAAATCTTATAAAG GACCCAAATATAGAGGCTGGTCAGATCGGAGTAACTCAGCAAGGACACACGGGAATAAAACTAGGATGGATCCAGGGTGTCCTCATACCATGTCTGCTCAATATATGGGGTGTAATGCTTTTCCTGCGGCTGTCATGGGTAGTAGCACAGGCGGGCATACTGCAGAGCATCATCATAATCGGAATATCGGCAGCTGTCTGCGTCATCACAACGCTTAGCCTGAGCGCAATTAGTACTAATGGGGAAGTAAAGGGAG GTGGTATATATTTCATCATATCACGGACTCTGGGAGCGGAATTTGGAGCCTCGGTAGGGATCGTTTTTGCATTTGCAAATGCAGTTTCGGCATCGATGAATACCATTGGTTTCTGCGACTCCCTGAACGATTTGTTACGAGAGCATAACATGCAAATCATTGACAATGGGGTAAACGACGTTCGAATCGTCGGAATAATCGCGTTGATCGTTATGATCATGATTTGCGCGATTGGAATGGAATGGGAGTCAAag GCTCAAAACTTCCTTATAGCCATCATCGTCGCAGCTATTTTCGATTTTCTGATTGGTACTATCATAGGACCTAAGAATACGACGCAAGAAGCATATGGATTTCTTGGATTTTCCT CTGAAGTATTCATGAACAACCTGGGCCCGGATTATCGTTTTTCCGAGAACAGCAACCAAACGTTTTTCTCCGTGTTCGCCATTTTCTTTCCATCTGTAACGGGAATTCAAGCTGGCGCCAATATCTCCGGCGATTTAAAGGATCCAGCGAGCAGCATACCGATCGGAACACTTCTTGCGTTGCTAATCTCGATGCTGAGTTATGTCACTTTTGTCTTCTTCGCTGGTGGAGCGGCCCTAAGGGATGCCAGTGGGCTTGTCGGTGCAAATGATACGATCGTAAGCTGCATTCCGAACGTCAACTGCACTTACGGATTACACAACAGTTACTCG GTGATGCAACTTATGTCGGTATGGGGTCCGTTGATCTACGCCGGCTGTTTCGCGGCAACCCTCTCTACAGCGTTGACAAACTTGCTATCGGTACCACGATTGATACAGGCGCTGGGACAAGACAGAATTTATCCCGGTTTGATTTACTTCAGCAAAAGTTACGGGAAACACGGTGAACCTTATCGTGGTTACGTGCTCACGTTCTTCGTAGCAGCGTTGTTCCTCTTGATAG CAAACTTGAACGTGGTCGCGCCTCTAATCTCAAACTTTTATCTGGCATCGTAcgcgttaattaatttttgcaCCTTTCACGCGGCGCTTATTCGGCCGCTTGGATGGCGACCCACATTCAGA TATTACAACACCTGGTTGTCTTTGTTCGGTTTTATTACGTGCGTGTCCATAATGTTCCTCATTGATTGGGTGACTTCGCTGGTCACGTTCGTCATCATCTTCGCATTGTATCTGATAGTGGTGTATCGGAAACCAGACGTGAATTGGGGTAGCAGTACGCAAGCACAAACCTACAAGACAGCACTTTCTATCGTTTATCG ATTGAATTCTATCGACGAACATGTCAAAAATTATGCTCCACAAATTTTGGCACTGAGCGGAGCTCCTGGCGCCAGACCAGCGTTACTGCATCTGGCAAATCTCATCACGAAAAACCATTCGCTACTGATTTCCGGTGAAATACACCCA ACTCGTTTGTCGTACCGTTTACGATCGATGCGACTGAGAAACGGTTATGCATGGTTACATCAACAACGTATAAAGTCGTTCTACCATGTAGTGGAGGATTTAAGCTTCGAACGTGGTGCATCAGCTTTGATGCAAGCAACAGGTGTCGGCAAGTTGGCACCGAACGTTGTTTTAATGGGTTACAAAACACACTGGTCAACGTGTAACCACAAGGATCTGCaagaatatttcaatgttCTTCA TAACGCATTCGATCAGAAGTTAGCGGTAGCGATGTTACGAATCGCGGAGGGCTTAGATTGTTCGGAAGTTGCAACCGCCAATGGGGATGACGAACATGGTGTTTTAGCGCAAAGTAGCTACGATTTGACTGGAAGCACTTTGATGCACGTGGATAGCAATTTGTCAATGTCCAGCCAAATTCCAAGGGTGCAAAGCGTGCCAACAATAG GAACGCAATTCGTGCCGGTAGACGCTCCACAAATTGTTAGAGATTCGCCTACTCACGGAAGTGCTCGTGACCATTTGAAGAACAAACGAAAACAcgcgatagaaaaattaat GGAGAAACGGCATGCGATGACACCGGTTCCTGAACGCTTAGCGATTTTCCAAAGAAAGCACAAGAATGGTACAATCGACGTGTGGTGGTTGTACGACGATGGAG GTTTGACGATTCTTCTTCCTTATATAATCAGCACACGCTCGAATTGGGAGCATTGTAAAATGCGAATTTTCGCTTTGGCCAATCACAAACAAGATATAGTGGCCCAGGAGAAGGA AATGGCCGAGATAATGGCAAAATTCAGGATAAGATATACCAGTTTGAAAATGGTAGACGACATAAGCGTTCAACCAAAGCAAGAAACGCTAGATTTCTTCGATAAACTTATATCTGACTTCCGAAAAAACGAGCCTGACAACACAG AATGTTGTGTAACAGAAATTGAACTTCAGTCTTTAAAAGATAAGACGTACCGGCAACTCAGACTGCGAGAATTATTATTGGAGAATTCCAGTCAATCCACGTTGGTTGTAAT GTCGTTGCCAATGCCAAGGAAAGGAGCGGTTTCAGCGCCACTGTACATGGCATGGCTGGAAGCTTTAACTAAAGATATGCCACCAACACTCTTGATACGCGGAAATCATACTTCTGTCTTAACGTTTTACTCGTAG